A single region of the Papio anubis isolate 15944 unplaced genomic scaffold, Panubis1.0 scaffold847, whole genome shotgun sequence genome encodes:
- the LOC101023064 gene encoding LOW QUALITY PROTEIN: basic salivary proline-rich protein 3 (The sequence of the model RefSeq protein was modified relative to this genomic sequence to represent the inferred CDS: inserted 1 base in 1 codon), whose protein sequence is MLLILLSVALLSLSPARSFSEDVIQEESPSLKSGKPEGPPPQGGNQSQGPPPSSRKATEGPXPQGGNQSCPPPVQGGQKGPPPQGRQSVLSLPRPGRPEGPPPQGGNQSQGPPPVQKATEAPPPQGINQSQGPPPRPGKPEGPPPQGGNQSQGPPPRPGRPEGPPPQGGNQSQGPPPPGKPQGPPPPGGNKPQGPPPPGKPQGPPPPGGNPQQPPPPPAGKPQGPPPPPQGGRPPRPPQGQPPQ, encoded by the exons ATGCTGCTGATTTTGCTGTCAGTGGCCCTGCTGTCCTTGAGTCCAGCTCGGAGCTTCAGTGAAG ATGTGATCCAGGAAGAATCTCCCTCCCTAAAATCAG gaaagCCAGAAGGACCACCCCCACAAGGAGGCAACCAGTCCCAAGGTCCCCCACCCTCATCCAGGAAGGCTACAGAAGGAC CCCCACAAGGAGGCAACCAGTCCTGTCCCCCACCTGTCCAGGGAGGCCAGAAGGGACCACCCCCACAAGGGAGGCAATCAGTCCTGTCCCTACCTCGTCCAGGAAGGCCAGAAGGACCACCCCCACAAGGAGGCAACCAGTCCCAAGGTCCCCCACCCGTCCAGAAGGCCACAGAAGCACCACCCCCACAAGGGATAAACCAGTCCCAAGGTCCCCCACCTCGTCCAGGAAAGCCAGAAGGACCACCCCCACAAGGAGGCAACCAGTCCCAAGGTCCCCCACCTCGTCCAGGAAGGCCAGAAGGACCACCCCCACAAGGAGGCAACCAGTCTCAAGGTCCCCCACCTCCAGGAAAGCCACAAGGACCACCCCCACCAGGAGGCAACAAACCTCAAGGTCCCCCACCTCCAGGAAAGCCACAAGGACCACCTCCACCAGGAGGCAATCCTCAGCAGCCTCCGCCACCTCCTGCTGGAAAGCCCCAGggaccacctccacctcctcaagGTGGCAGACCACCCAGGCCTCCCCAGGGACAGCCTCCCCAGTAA